AACACGGAAGCAGGACCCCCTGATAAAATAATCCCTTCCGGCGATTTTTTCAAAATTTCACTAATAGACACCGTGCAAGGAAGAATTTCAGTAAAAACATTCATTTCACGAATCCTTCTTGCAATAAGCTGAGTGTACTGCGACCCAAAATCAAGAATTATCATCATTTTGTTTTTTTCCTTTTTTAATCGAGGTAAGCAAGAAATTAATTGGGTTATTGAGTTATAGGGTTATAGAGTTTTAGGGTTTTAACTCAATAAACTCTATAACTATTCTTGCCGTGTGCAATTCAAACAAATTTTCCTTACTTAATCGTAAGCGAGCAAAAAATTTTCGAAGAGCCTAGATTTGCGACTACGCTTTCAAGAGCAAATCTCAGAGCGAGTTGGTGCCGAGCGACTCAAGAAAATTTGTTTGTGAGCGACTATTTACCCATACCCACACTTTGTGCTTTCTGCAAAACCTTACCTTCATGTTTTATTGAAGGCGCTATTATAATTTCAACAAGCTGCATTTCTTTTATATTCTTTGCACCAAGTGAACCCATACTGGTTCTTAAAGCACCGACAAGGTTCTGAGTTCCGTCATCTGTCTTTGCAGGACCTAAAAGTATTTCTTCAACACTTCCTGTAAGCCCCACAAAAACACCTGTTCCCCTTGGAAGATTTTTATGACTTGTCGCCATGCCCCAGTGGTATCCTCTACCCGGCGATTCTTCCGCTCTTGCTAAACCTGAACCAATCATAACTGCATCGGACCCGCAGGCGAACGCCTTGCAAATATCACCACCGGTAACCATCCCGCCGTCCGCAATTATTGAAACATACTTACCTGTTTTCTTATAATAAAAATCCCTTGCTGATGCACAGTCAATGATAGCCGTTACCTGAGGCACACCTATTCCTAAAACTCCCCGTGTGGTACATGCAGCACCGGGACCGACACCTACAAGAATTCCGCAACAACCGGTTTCCATCAATTCTATTGTCGGTGCGTAAGTAACAGTATTTCCTATTATTACCGGAATCTTTAGCGAGCTGCATATTTTCTTCAAGTCAACCTTTTCCTGCCTGCTTGAAACAAAGTTGGCTGAAGTAACTGTTGACTGAATGACAAAAACATCACAACCTGCTTCTTGCGCTATTTTAGAATATCTTTCAGCATTTTTAGGAATTGTTGAAACGGAGACCAAACCGCCGCCTTTTTTTATTTCCGACACCCGTTTAGATATTAACTTCTCTTTTACAGGTTCTGCATATATTTTTTGTATGATTTCAGTTGATTTCGTACCTTTTGTTTTGCATGCTTCTCTGATTTTTTCTATAACTTCTTCCGGATTTTCATACCTGGTTTGTACACCGTCTAAATTTAAAACAGCAAGACCGCCTAATTTACCAAAAGCTATTGCAAATTTTACATCTACAACCCCGTCCATTGCTGACGCTAAAAACGGTATTTTAAGTTTTAAATCCCCAATCCTGGTATTAACTTCCACATCATCAATATCAATTGTCGTTGTTGAAGGAACAAGTGCAACCTCGTCAAACCCATAAGCTCTTCTAGCTTCCCTATCTCTCCCAATAAAAAACGGCATAAACCTTCCTCCTTTAAAAAATGTGTAATGTGTTTTTGAAAGTTATAGAGTTTTAGAGTTATAGGGTTTTAGGGTTTAGAGTTTTAACAACCCTATAAACACTACAACGCTACGAACTCTATAACTACTTTTATTGATGTCCCGTGGAACCAAATCCGCCTTCGTTTCTTTTTGTTATATCTAAATCTTCCACTTCTTCCCATGAAATCTGTTCTACTTTACAAAGAGCTGCCTGCGCGATTCTTTCACCGCTTTCTATTTTAACTTCTTCATTAGAACTATTATACAAAATTACTCCGATTTCGCCCCTATATCCCGAATCTATAGTCCCGGGAGTATTTAATACAGTAAGACCTTTTTTCAATGCCAAACCGCTTCTTGGCCTTACCTGTATTTCATAACCTTCCGGAATAGCAACTTTTAAACCTGTCGGAACAAGTTGCCTCGCAAATGGTTTAATAGAAACTTCCTTATCCGCATTTATTAAATCAACACAAGAATCACCCTTGTGCTGATACTGTGGCAACTTTACTTCTTTCCTCAATTTTGTCACCTTGACTAACATTACTTCCCTCCACTGAATAATTTCCTTTATGCCTGTCTTTTAATTCTCCTATTTTCGACTTGTTCCAGTTAGGTATTCTTGAATAGTAACCGACTATTCTCGTTACCCCATAGACATTACTTGAGTTACACCTTAAGCAACTATCCTTTAAACCGCGAACCATCCTGTTACAATCATTACAGACTGTGAACTCCGGTGAAATCGTTATCTGTGCACATTTCGTGTTTTTCCATGTTTTCTCAATAAGA
This sequence is a window from Elusimicrobiota bacterium. Protein-coding genes within it:
- the dut gene encoding dUTP diphosphatase, translating into MLVKVTKLRKEVKLPQYQHKGDSCVDLINADKEVSIKPFARQLVPTGLKVAIPEGYEIQVRPRSGLALKKGLTVLNTPGTIDSGYRGEIGVILYNSSNEEVKIESGERIAQAALCKVEQISWEEVEDLDITKRNEGGFGSTGHQ
- a CDS encoding GuaB3 family IMP dehydrogenase-related protein: MPFFIGRDREARRAYGFDEVALVPSTTTIDIDDVEVNTRIGDLKLKIPFLASAMDGVVDVKFAIAFGKLGGLAVLNLDGVQTRYENPEEVIEKIREACKTKGTKSTEIIQKIYAEPVKEKLISKRVSEIKKGGGLVSVSTIPKNAERYSKIAQEAGCDVFVIQSTVTSANFVSSRQEKVDLKKICSSLKIPVIIGNTVTYAPTIELMETGCCGILVGVGPGAACTTRGVLGIGVPQVTAIIDCASARDFYYKKTGKYVSIIADGGMVTGGDICKAFACGSDAVMIGSGLARAEESPGRGYHWGMATSHKNLPRGTGVFVGLTGSVEEILLGPAKTDDGTQNLVGALRTSMGSLGAKNIKEMQLVEIIIAPSIKHEGKVLQKAQSVGMGK